One Brassica napus cultivar Da-Ae chromosome A5, Da-Ae, whole genome shotgun sequence DNA window includes the following coding sequences:
- the LOC106452245 gene encoding nuclear pore complex protein NUP107, translated as MEMDMDTSPSYFDPEVLTVRDQFRRYGKRHSTSPHEEFSSPNVSENRLLYDGHSIHSPTNTALLLENIKEEVDSFHTDLYQGTPANPLSASKRESAGIMDGDDEALFRRVESQSLKACKIENDELAESGDTTFALFASLFDSALQGLMPIPDLILRLEESCRDVSQSIRYGSDIRHRVVEDKLMRQKAQLLLGEAASWSLLWNLYGKATEEVPEELIMSPSTSHLEACQFVVNDHTAQLCLRIVLWLEELASKSLDLERKVRGSHVGTYLPNAGVWHHTQRYLKKTGSAADTVRHLDFDAPTREHARLLPDDNKQDESLLEDVWILIRAGRIEEACDLCRSAGQPWRAATLCPFSGMDMFPSVEALIKNGKNRTLQAIELESGFGKQLRLWKWASYCASEKIAEQDGGKHEVAVFANQCSNLNRILPVCTDWESACWAMAKSWLDVQVDLELAQSKAGLAERFRSRLDESPETMQNGCQGPEDWPLHVLNQQPRDLSALLQKLHSGEMVHEAVVRGCKEQHRQIQMNLMKGDISHLLDLIWSWIAPLEDDQSNFRPHGDPHMIKFGAHVVLVLRYMLADEIKDREKLSNVGDLILHMYSMFLFSKQHEELVGIYASQLAGHRCIELFVHMMELRMHSSVHVKYKIFLSAMEYLPFSHVDDSQGNFEEIVDRVLSRSREIKLAKYDPSVDVAEQHRQQSLQKAIAIQWLCFTPPSTIKDVKDVTSKLLLRSLMHSNILFREFALISMWRVPATPVGAHTLLSFLAEPLKQLSENTDTLVDYVSENLQEFQDWNEYYSCDAKYRNWLKFQVENAEVTDLSEEENQKAIVAAKETLDSSLLLLLRKDNPWLTFLEDNVFESEENMFLELHATAMLCLPSGECLRPDATICAALMSALYASVTEEVVLDRQLMVNVSISSRDSYCIEVVLRCLATEGDGLGPHNASDGGILSTVAAAGFKGELTRFQAGVTMDISRLDAWYSSKEGSLETPATYIVRGLCRRCCLPELVLRSMQVSVYLMESGNPPEDHDELIELVASDETGFLSLFSQLQLQEFMLFEREYRLSRLELQEDLSSS; from the exons ATGGAGATGGATATGGACACTTCTCCTAGCTACTTCGACCCCGAGGTCCTCACTGTTAGGGATCAGTTCCGTCGTTATGG GAAGAGACACTCTACATCGCCACATGAGGAATTCTCGAGTCCCAATGTCAGTGAGAACAGATTACTGTATGATGGGCATTCCATTCACAGTCCAACAAACACAGCCTTGCTTCTTGAAAACATTAAAGAAGAGGTTGACAGCTTTCACACCGATCTTTACCAAGGGACACCTGCGAATCCGCTCTCTGCTTCCAAGAGGGAGAGTGCTGGAATTATGGATGGTGATGATGAGGCTTTGTTTCGACGAGTGGAAAGTCAGTCACTGAAGGCTTGCAAGATTGAGAATGATGAGTTGGCCGAGAGTGGAGATACGACCTTTGCTCTATTTGCTTCCCTGTTCGATTCTGCTCTTCAAG GACTTATGCCCATTCCAGATCTTATATTAAGACTTGAGGAGTCATGCAGGGATGTTTCACAATCAATTAG GTATGGATCAGATATAAGACATCGGGTTGTGGAGGATAAACTTATGAGACAGAAGGCTCAGCTTTTGCTTGGTGAGGCTGCCTCCTGGTCACTTCTATGGAACTTATATGGAAAAG CTACTGAAGAAGTTCCAGAGGAACTGATTATG TCACCATCAACATCTCATTTGGAGGCTTGTCAGTTTGTTGTAAACGACCATACAGCTCAGCTATGCCTTCGGATAGTCCTGTGGCTAGAAGAACTAGCTTCCAAATCACTTGATTTGGAAAGGAAG GTGCGGGGATCTCATGTGGGTACTTATCTTCCTAACGCTGGAGTGTGGCATCACACACAAAGGTACCTCAAGAAAACTGGCTCTGCCGCTGACACTGTACGCCATTTAGACTTTGATGCTCCAACTCGTGAACACGCTCGTCTTCTTCCTGATGACAAT AAACAAGATGAATCTCTTCTTGAGGATGTTTGGATTTTGATAAGGGCTGGGAGAATAGAGGAGGCATGTGATCTCTGCAGGTCCGCTGGGCAG CCATGGAGAGCTGCAACGTTATGCCCTTTTTCTGGAATGGACATGTTTCCTTCTGTCGAGGCACTGATAAAGAATGGAAAAAATAGGACTCTCCAAGCTATTGAACTGGAAAGTGGCTTTGGCAAACAGCTGCGTCTTTGGAAATGGGCTTCGTACTGCGCATCAGAG AAAATCGCAGAGCAGGATGGCGGCAAACATGAAGTTGCTGTTTTTGCAAACCAATGTAGCAACCTGAACCGCATCTTACCAGTTTGTACTGATTGGGAG TCAGCTTGCTGGGCGATGGCAAAATCATGGCTTGATGTTCAAGTTGATCTAGAACTCGCTCAATCGAAGGCAGGCTTGGCAGAGAGGTTTAGAAGCCGTCTTGATGAAAGCCCTGAAACTATGCAAAATGGTTGTCAGGGGCCCGAAGATTGGCCACTCCATGTTCTAAACCAACAACCCCGTGATCTTTCCGCTCTTCTTCAGAAACTCCATTCAGG GGAAATGGTACACGAAGCTGTTGTCAGGGGATGCAAAGAGCAGCACCGGCAAATACAG ATGAACCTTATGAAGGGGGATATCTCACATCTTCTTGATTTAATATGGTCATGGATCGCGCCCTTAGAAGATGATCAAAGCAATTTTAG GCCCCATGGCGATCCTCATATGATAAAGTTCGGTGCCCACGTGGTGCTTGTTCTTAGGTATATGCTTGCTGATGAAATCAAGGACAGGGAGAAGCTCAGTAATGTTGGCGATCTTATTCTTCATAT GTACTCGATGTTCttattttcaaaacaacatGAAGAACTCGTAGGAATATATGCATCTCAGCTTGCTGGTCACCGCTGCATTGAACTTTTTGTACACATGATGGAGCTAAGGATGCATAGCAG CGTACATGTGAAGTACAAAATCTTCCTCTCCGCTATGGAATACTTGCCATTCTCTCACGTGGATGACTCACAAGGAAATTTTGAGGAAATAGTTGACAG GGTTTTGTCGAGGTCCCGGGAAATCAAACTTGCAAAATATGATCCCTCAGTTGATGTTGCAGAGCAGCATCGTCAACAGAGTCTACAAAAAGCCATAGCCATTCAGTGGCTCTGTTTTACACCTCCATCTACTATAAAGGATGTCAAGGATGTCACTTCCAAATTACTCCTGCGATCTCTGATGCACAG CAACATACTTTTCCGAGAGTTTGCTTTAATTTCCATGTGGAGAGTGCCTGCAACTCCTGTGGGTGCACACACACTTCTTAGTTTCCTTGCTGAACCTCTGAAGCAACTCTCAGAAAATACAGATACCCTCGTGGACTATGTTTCCGAGAATTTGCAGGAGTTCCAAGACTGG AATGAATATTATTCCTGTGACGCAAAATATCGCAACTGGCTCAAATTCCAAGTAGAGAATGCTGAAGTTACTGATCTGTCAGAAGAGGAAAATCAGAAAGCTATAGTAGCAGCTAAAGAGACTTTGGATTCTTCTTTGTTACTGCTCCTCA GAAAAGACAATCCATGGTTAACATTTCTCGAAGACAATGTATTCGAATCAGAAGAAAATATGTTCCTTGAGTTGCATGCAACTGCGATGCTCTGTTTGCCTTCTGGTGAATGTTTGCGCCCAGATGCCACTATTTGTGCGGCATTGATGAGTGCGCTTTACGCCTCTGTCACTGAGGAAGTCGTTTTAGACCGTCAGTTAATG GTAAATGTATCCATTTCATCAAGGGACAGCTACTGCATCGAGGTTGTGCTCAGGTGTTTAGCAACTGAAGGTGATGGACTTGGGCCACATAATGCCAGTGACGGGGGTATTTTAAGTACAGTTGCGGCAGCCGGATTTAAAG GTGAGCTTACCCGGTTCCAGGCAGGTGTTACAATGGATATATCCCGCCTAGACGCTTGGTATTCAAGCAAAGAGGGCTCGCTTGAAACACCTGCAACTTATATTGTCCGCGGTCTCTGTAGGAGATGCTGTCTTCCAGAGCTCGTTCTTCGATCTATGCAG GTGTCTGTTTATCTTATGGAGTCGGGAAATCCACCTGAGGATCATGATGAACTGATTGAGCTTGTGGCTTCTGATGAAACTGGGTTTCTCTCTTTATTCAGTCAGCTACAGTTACAG GAGTTTATGCTGTTTGAGAGAGAGTATCGTCTGTCCCGGTTGGAGCTCCAGGAGGATCTTTCATCATCTTGA
- the LOC111215718 gene encoding protein FLUORESCENT IN BLUE LIGHT, chloroplastic-like isoform X1: MATIIRCCSSFSHTSDGRAPPRDRSRSLETGKSIGYSLVRAPGAYYPISKIKPLSTNPKERESKGVLQTPLGSVDDFDKLSAFEMWQGIGRVKLPVMAVLFTNSLLMGTPLEALAAELCETESESSIFSMPFLLLVALVGATVGGLLARQRKGELQRLNEQLRQINAALRRQAKIESYAPGLSYAPAGARIPENEIIVEPKKHELISKLKTGKTFLRNQEPEKAFEEFKTALELAQNLRDPVEEKKAARGLGASLQRQGKYRDAIQYHNMVLAISKREGEDSGSTEAYGAIADCYTELGDLEKAGKYYDTYIARLETD, encoded by the exons ATGGCGACGATTATCCGGTGTTGCTCCTCCTTCTCCCATACTTCCGACGGCAGAGCTCCGCCGCGAGACAGATCTCGAAGTCTAG AGACTGGAAAGTCTATTGGCTACTCCTTAGTCAGAGCACCTGGAGCTTATTATCCTATCTCCAAGATTAAACCTTTGTCTACTAATCCCAAGGagcgtgaaagcaagggagtcTTACAAACACCATTAGGCAGTGTAGATGATTTTGACAAGTTATCAGCTTTTGAG ATGTGGCAGGGAATTGGGAGGGTCAAGTTACCGGTGATGGCAGTGTTGTTCACAAACTCCCTTCTGATGGGTACACCACTTGAAGCTTTGGCTGCTGAGTTATGTGAGACTGAGAGTGAGAGCTCCATCTTCAGCATGCCATTTTTGTTGCTTGTTGCTCTTGTTGGAGCCACTGTTGGAG GGTTGCTTGCTCGCCAGAGGAAAGGGGAGTTACAGAGGTTAAACGAACAACTACGGCAGATCAACGCAGCTCTCAGGAGACAAGCGAAAATCGAGTCTTACGCACCAGGCTTAAGTTACGCACCAGCAGGAGCTAGAATCCCAGAGAATGAGATCATTGTGGAGCCAAAGAAACATGAGTTGATCTCCAAGTTGAAAACAGGAAAGACCTTTCTGAGGAATCAAGAGCCAGAGAAAGCTTTTGAAGAGTTCAAGACAGCTTTGGAACTTGCACAGAATCTCAGAGACCCCGTCGAAGAAAAGAAGGCTGCCAGAGGCTTAGGCGCTTCGCTGCAACGCCAAGGGAAGTACAGAGATGCCATACAGTATCACAACATGGTGCTTGCCATCTCGAAGAGGGAAGGGGAAGATTCTGGAAGCACTGAAGCGTATGGAGCTATCGCAGATTGTTACACTGAGCTAGGAGATCTCGAGAAAGCCGGGAAGTATTATGACACCTACATTGCTCGGTTAGAGACGGACTGA
- the LOC111215718 gene encoding protein FLUORESCENT IN BLUE LIGHT, chloroplastic-like isoform X2 — protein MATIIRCCSSFSHTSDGRAPPRDRSRSLETGKSIGYSLVRAPGAYYPISKIKPLSTNPKERESKGVLQTPLGSVDDFDKLSAFEGIGRVKLPVMAVLFTNSLLMGTPLEALAAELCETESESSIFSMPFLLLVALVGATVGGLLARQRKGELQRLNEQLRQINAALRRQAKIESYAPGLSYAPAGARIPENEIIVEPKKHELISKLKTGKTFLRNQEPEKAFEEFKTALELAQNLRDPVEEKKAARGLGASLQRQGKYRDAIQYHNMVLAISKREGEDSGSTEAYGAIADCYTELGDLEKAGKYYDTYIARLETD, from the exons ATGGCGACGATTATCCGGTGTTGCTCCTCCTTCTCCCATACTTCCGACGGCAGAGCTCCGCCGCGAGACAGATCTCGAAGTCTAG AGACTGGAAAGTCTATTGGCTACTCCTTAGTCAGAGCACCTGGAGCTTATTATCCTATCTCCAAGATTAAACCTTTGTCTACTAATCCCAAGGagcgtgaaagcaagggagtcTTACAAACACCATTAGGCAGTGTAGATGATTTTGACAAGTTATCAGCTTTTGAG GGAATTGGGAGGGTCAAGTTACCGGTGATGGCAGTGTTGTTCACAAACTCCCTTCTGATGGGTACACCACTTGAAGCTTTGGCTGCTGAGTTATGTGAGACTGAGAGTGAGAGCTCCATCTTCAGCATGCCATTTTTGTTGCTTGTTGCTCTTGTTGGAGCCACTGTTGGAG GGTTGCTTGCTCGCCAGAGGAAAGGGGAGTTACAGAGGTTAAACGAACAACTACGGCAGATCAACGCAGCTCTCAGGAGACAAGCGAAAATCGAGTCTTACGCACCAGGCTTAAGTTACGCACCAGCAGGAGCTAGAATCCCAGAGAATGAGATCATTGTGGAGCCAAAGAAACATGAGTTGATCTCCAAGTTGAAAACAGGAAAGACCTTTCTGAGGAATCAAGAGCCAGAGAAAGCTTTTGAAGAGTTCAAGACAGCTTTGGAACTTGCACAGAATCTCAGAGACCCCGTCGAAGAAAAGAAGGCTGCCAGAGGCTTAGGCGCTTCGCTGCAACGCCAAGGGAAGTACAGAGATGCCATACAGTATCACAACATGGTGCTTGCCATCTCGAAGAGGGAAGGGGAAGATTCTGGAAGCACTGAAGCGTATGGAGCTATCGCAGATTGTTACACTGAGCTAGGAGATCTCGAGAAAGCCGGGAAGTATTATGACACCTACATTGCTCGGTTAGAGACGGACTGA